The Podarcis raffonei isolate rPodRaf1 chromosome 2, rPodRaf1.pri, whole genome shotgun sequence genome window below encodes:
- the SMARCD1 gene encoding SWI/SNF-related matrix-associated actin-dependent regulator of chromatin subfamily D member 1 isoform X1: MAARAGFQAVAPSGGGGGAGPGAGALGPGAAGPPVRMGPAPGQGMYRSPLPGAAYPRPGMLPGSRMNPQGPAMGPPGYGGSPSVRPGMAQSGMDQSRKRPAPQQIQQVQQQSVQNRNHNAKKKKMADKILPQRIRELVPESQAYMDLLAFERKLDQTIMRKRLDIQEALKRPIKQKRKLRIFISNTFNPAKSDAEDGEGTVASWELRVEGRLLEDSALSKYDATKQKRKFSSFFKSLVIELDKDLYGPDNHLVEWHRTATTQETDGFQVKRPGDVNVRCTVLLMLDYQPPQFKLDPRLARLLGIHTQTRPVIIQALWQYIKTHKLQDPHEREYVICDKYLQQIFESQRMKFSEIPQRLHALLMPPEPIIINHVISVDPNDQKKTACYDIDVEVDDTLKTQMNSFLLSTASQQEIAALDNKIHETIETINQLKTQREFMLSFARDPQGFINDWLQSQCRDLKAMTDVVGNPEEERRAEFYFQPWAQEAVCRYFYSKVQQRRQELEQALGIRNT; the protein is encoded by the exons atggcgGCGCGGGCGGGCTTCCAGGCGGTGGCtccgagcggcggcggcggcggggccggCCCCGGGGCGGGAGCGCTGGGCCCAGGGGCTGCCGGGCCTCCTGTGCGGATGGGCCCGGCCCCGGGGCAAGGAATGTACCGCTCTCCTCTGCCCGGCGCTGCATACCCG CGCCCTGGCATGCTGCCTGGCAGCCGCATGAACCCTCAGGGACCTGCCATGGGACCTCCAGGGTATGGCGGGAGCCCTTCAGTCCGACCGGGGATGGCTCAGTCGGGAATGGACCAGTCTCGCAAAAGGCCAGCCCCTCAGCAGATCCAGCAAGTTCAGCAACAGTCCGTTCAGAACCGTAACCACAA TGCCAAGAAAAAGAAGATGGCGGATAAGATTCTACCTCAGCGG ATCCGGGAGCTAGTGCCAGAGTCTCAGGCGTACATGGATTTGTTGGCATTTGAGAGGAAGCTGGACCAGACCATCATGAGGAAGCGGTTGGATATCCAGGAGGCCTTGAAGCGGCCCATTAAG CAAAAGCGGAAGCTGCGCATCTTTATCTCTAACACCTTCAACCCAGCCAAGTCTGATGCAGAGGATGGAGAAGGCACCGTGGCCTCCTGGGAGCTCCGAGTGGAAGGACGTCTGCTAGAAGAT TCTGCTCTCTCAAAGTATGATGCTACCAAACAGAAGAGGAAGTTCTCATCCTTCTTTAAGTCTCTGGTGATTGAGCTGGACAAGGACCTCTATGGCCCTGATAATCACCTGGTGGAG TGGCATAGGACTGCTACCACCCAGGAAACTGACGGTTTCCAGGTGAAAAGACCTGGTGATGTGAATGTGCGTTGTACTGTCCTCTTGATGCTGGATTACCAG CCTCCTCAGTTCAAACTGGACCCACGTTTGGCTCGCCTCTTGGGCATCCACACCCAGACCCGCCCAGTGATTATCCAGGCCCTGTGGCAATACATCAAGACTCACAAGCTACAGGACCCTCACGAACGGGAGTACGTCATTTGTGACAAGTACCTCCAGCAG ATATTTGAATCTCAGCGAATGAAGTTCTCAGAGATCCCTCAGCGGTTGCATGCTTTGCTTATGCCTCCAGAACCGATCATCATCAACCATGTCATCAG CGTCGATCCAAATGATCAGAAGAAAACTGCTTGCTATGACATTGATGTGGAAGTGGATGACACTTTGAAAACCCAAATGAATTCTTTCCTGCTCTCCACAGCCAGTCAGCAGGAGATAGCTGCACTGGATAACAAG ATCCACGAGACCATAGAAACAATCAACCAGCTGAAGACCCAGCGGGAATTCATGCTGAGCTTTGCCAGAGACCCCCAGGGCTTCATCAACGACTGGCTGCAGTCCCAGTGCCGGGACCTGAAG GCTATGACTGATGTTGTCGGGAACCCAGAAGAGGAGCGCCGAGCTGAGTTTTACTTCCAGCCATGGGCTCAGGAGGCCGTGTGCAGATACTTCTACTCTAAG GTTCAGCAGAGACGGCAGGAGCTGGAGCAGGCCCTGGGAATCCGCAACACATAG
- the SMARCD1 gene encoding SWI/SNF-related matrix-associated actin-dependent regulator of chromatin subfamily D member 1 isoform X3, with protein MGRPGMLPGSRMNPQGPAMGPPGYGGSPSVRPGMAQSGMDQSRKRPAPQQIQQVQQQSVQNRNHNAKKKKMADKILPQRIRELVPESQAYMDLLAFERKLDQTIMRKRLDIQEALKRPIKQKRKLRIFISNTFNPAKSDAEDGEGTVASWELRVEGRLLEDSALSKYDATKQKRKFSSFFKSLVIELDKDLYGPDNHLVEWHRTATTQETDGFQVKRPGDVNVRCTVLLMLDYQPPQFKLDPRLARLLGIHTQTRPVIIQALWQYIKTHKLQDPHEREYVICDKYLQQIFESQRMKFSEIPQRLHALLMPPEPIIINHVISVDPNDQKKTACYDIDVEVDDTLKTQMNSFLLSTASQQEIAALDNKIHETIETINQLKTQREFMLSFARDPQGFINDWLQSQCRDLKAMTDVVGNPEEERRAEFYFQPWAQEAVCRYFYSKVQQRRQELEQALGIRNT; from the exons ATGGGG CGCCCTGGCATGCTGCCTGGCAGCCGCATGAACCCTCAGGGACCTGCCATGGGACCTCCAGGGTATGGCGGGAGCCCTTCAGTCCGACCGGGGATGGCTCAGTCGGGAATGGACCAGTCTCGCAAAAGGCCAGCCCCTCAGCAGATCCAGCAAGTTCAGCAACAGTCCGTTCAGAACCGTAACCACAA TGCCAAGAAAAAGAAGATGGCGGATAAGATTCTACCTCAGCGG ATCCGGGAGCTAGTGCCAGAGTCTCAGGCGTACATGGATTTGTTGGCATTTGAGAGGAAGCTGGACCAGACCATCATGAGGAAGCGGTTGGATATCCAGGAGGCCTTGAAGCGGCCCATTAAG CAAAAGCGGAAGCTGCGCATCTTTATCTCTAACACCTTCAACCCAGCCAAGTCTGATGCAGAGGATGGAGAAGGCACCGTGGCCTCCTGGGAGCTCCGAGTGGAAGGACGTCTGCTAGAAGAT TCTGCTCTCTCAAAGTATGATGCTACCAAACAGAAGAGGAAGTTCTCATCCTTCTTTAAGTCTCTGGTGATTGAGCTGGACAAGGACCTCTATGGCCCTGATAATCACCTGGTGGAG TGGCATAGGACTGCTACCACCCAGGAAACTGACGGTTTCCAGGTGAAAAGACCTGGTGATGTGAATGTGCGTTGTACTGTCCTCTTGATGCTGGATTACCAG CCTCCTCAGTTCAAACTGGACCCACGTTTGGCTCGCCTCTTGGGCATCCACACCCAGACCCGCCCAGTGATTATCCAGGCCCTGTGGCAATACATCAAGACTCACAAGCTACAGGACCCTCACGAACGGGAGTACGTCATTTGTGACAAGTACCTCCAGCAG ATATTTGAATCTCAGCGAATGAAGTTCTCAGAGATCCCTCAGCGGTTGCATGCTTTGCTTATGCCTCCAGAACCGATCATCATCAACCATGTCATCAG CGTCGATCCAAATGATCAGAAGAAAACTGCTTGCTATGACATTGATGTGGAAGTGGATGACACTTTGAAAACCCAAATGAATTCTTTCCTGCTCTCCACAGCCAGTCAGCAGGAGATAGCTGCACTGGATAACAAG ATCCACGAGACCATAGAAACAATCAACCAGCTGAAGACCCAGCGGGAATTCATGCTGAGCTTTGCCAGAGACCCCCAGGGCTTCATCAACGACTGGCTGCAGTCCCAGTGCCGGGACCTGAAG GCTATGACTGATGTTGTCGGGAACCCAGAAGAGGAGCGCCGAGCTGAGTTTTACTTCCAGCCATGGGCTCAGGAGGCCGTGTGCAGATACTTCTACTCTAAG GTTCAGCAGAGACGGCAGGAGCTGGAGCAGGCCCTGGGAATCCGCAACACATAG
- the SMARCD1 gene encoding SWI/SNF-related matrix-associated actin-dependent regulator of chromatin subfamily D member 1 isoform X2, whose amino-acid sequence MGDLQPRPGMLPGSRMNPQGPAMGPPGYGGSPSVRPGMAQSGMDQSRKRPAPQQIQQVQQQSVQNRNHNAKKKKMADKILPQRIRELVPESQAYMDLLAFERKLDQTIMRKRLDIQEALKRPIKQKRKLRIFISNTFNPAKSDAEDGEGTVASWELRVEGRLLEDSALSKYDATKQKRKFSSFFKSLVIELDKDLYGPDNHLVEWHRTATTQETDGFQVKRPGDVNVRCTVLLMLDYQPPQFKLDPRLARLLGIHTQTRPVIIQALWQYIKTHKLQDPHEREYVICDKYLQQIFESQRMKFSEIPQRLHALLMPPEPIIINHVISVDPNDQKKTACYDIDVEVDDTLKTQMNSFLLSTASQQEIAALDNKIHETIETINQLKTQREFMLSFARDPQGFINDWLQSQCRDLKAMTDVVGNPEEERRAEFYFQPWAQEAVCRYFYSKVQQRRQELEQALGIRNT is encoded by the exons ATGGGGGATTTGCAGCCG CGCCCTGGCATGCTGCCTGGCAGCCGCATGAACCCTCAGGGACCTGCCATGGGACCTCCAGGGTATGGCGGGAGCCCTTCAGTCCGACCGGGGATGGCTCAGTCGGGAATGGACCAGTCTCGCAAAAGGCCAGCCCCTCAGCAGATCCAGCAAGTTCAGCAACAGTCCGTTCAGAACCGTAACCACAA TGCCAAGAAAAAGAAGATGGCGGATAAGATTCTACCTCAGCGG ATCCGGGAGCTAGTGCCAGAGTCTCAGGCGTACATGGATTTGTTGGCATTTGAGAGGAAGCTGGACCAGACCATCATGAGGAAGCGGTTGGATATCCAGGAGGCCTTGAAGCGGCCCATTAAG CAAAAGCGGAAGCTGCGCATCTTTATCTCTAACACCTTCAACCCAGCCAAGTCTGATGCAGAGGATGGAGAAGGCACCGTGGCCTCCTGGGAGCTCCGAGTGGAAGGACGTCTGCTAGAAGAT TCTGCTCTCTCAAAGTATGATGCTACCAAACAGAAGAGGAAGTTCTCATCCTTCTTTAAGTCTCTGGTGATTGAGCTGGACAAGGACCTCTATGGCCCTGATAATCACCTGGTGGAG TGGCATAGGACTGCTACCACCCAGGAAACTGACGGTTTCCAGGTGAAAAGACCTGGTGATGTGAATGTGCGTTGTACTGTCCTCTTGATGCTGGATTACCAG CCTCCTCAGTTCAAACTGGACCCACGTTTGGCTCGCCTCTTGGGCATCCACACCCAGACCCGCCCAGTGATTATCCAGGCCCTGTGGCAATACATCAAGACTCACAAGCTACAGGACCCTCACGAACGGGAGTACGTCATTTGTGACAAGTACCTCCAGCAG ATATTTGAATCTCAGCGAATGAAGTTCTCAGAGATCCCTCAGCGGTTGCATGCTTTGCTTATGCCTCCAGAACCGATCATCATCAACCATGTCATCAG CGTCGATCCAAATGATCAGAAGAAAACTGCTTGCTATGACATTGATGTGGAAGTGGATGACACTTTGAAAACCCAAATGAATTCTTTCCTGCTCTCCACAGCCAGTCAGCAGGAGATAGCTGCACTGGATAACAAG ATCCACGAGACCATAGAAACAATCAACCAGCTGAAGACCCAGCGGGAATTCATGCTGAGCTTTGCCAGAGACCCCCAGGGCTTCATCAACGACTGGCTGCAGTCCCAGTGCCGGGACCTGAAG GCTATGACTGATGTTGTCGGGAACCCAGAAGAGGAGCGCCGAGCTGAGTTTTACTTCCAGCCATGGGCTCAGGAGGCCGTGTGCAGATACTTCTACTCTAAG GTTCAGCAGAGACGGCAGGAGCTGGAGCAGGCCCTGGGAATCCGCAACACATAG